Genomic segment of Drosophila biarmipes strain raj3 chromosome 2L, RU_DBia_V1.1, whole genome shotgun sequence:
GGAACTACGGTGAACGGGTTGTACACTAAAATAGTCTGAAACGAGTATGCGTTTCAAAGCAATCTTGGATCGAGTCAAAGACTATAAGTACTGACCCCTGCCGTTGAAAAGCACTTCTCCTGTATTTCTTCGCGGtttgcaaaatttttaaacCAGTACTTAAACCAGAACTGATTCGGGTCGAACATAGCGGCGCAGAAGTCAGGTGTGTGGGTGTTGAATACTGTCGGCTCCCAACTGCCGCGGTTGTAGTGCAATATGCTCATTCTGGCCTTCAAGTGAATGAAATTCGGTACAGCTTTAAGTCGGGATCGGCTTGAATGGGATAGTCTTACGGAAATTCGATCTGTGCGAGGCGTAGTCCATCTGGAGGTAACGTTCCCGGAGACATGAATCCCGTCGGGGTCCATGTCAACCAACATTTCGCTGGTGTCGAAGGCATCGTTGAGTCCTTGGGAGCCGGGTGGTCCGTCCTTGCACGTCGTGTAGATGTCCGGATCATCAATCAGAAGGATGTAGTCAGTGGCAAAAATTGCGGGGGAGCCCACGACTAGAACTAACAGGGTTGTGAACATTGTGGTGCGCAAATTATCACTGATCTGGCCTTATATAGCGAATGCCAAGGGAGATAATTGCGGACTAACAACTCGTTGTGTTATCCAGGATGTCATCTTGTTCTCCCCATTGCTCCAATGCTCTGCTTTGCTTTACACTGCATTCCGGGAATATCTGTATTACAACAATGTCGTGGTCAATGTGAATCACGTCAGTAGTAAACGTTATTTTTCTGAACGATCGTTTTTTTAACCTGAAGGCAACCTCTCCCAACCTCACATTTGTGAGCTTCCAATAAATTACACTGCAAAGTTATATGATTCTTATAGTTTTGtaaaatacatatacatacatacaccCAGAGCATCCCTCCTCTTGTATGCTTTCCAATGTTTTTAAGCTTTCCAAAGTCGTGACTTTGGACACTTTCTATTATTATCCCAATCCCTAAGGTTTTTTCACTAACTTTTGTTCGGAAAAGTTATAAAATTGAAGTTAAGTTTAGGTTTGCCAGCCAAAGAAGTGGTATGTCTCAAGACTTTTTTATGAGATAGGTCTTTAAGACACTTCAATTTATATTCTTGGCCAAAGTAACTCAAGCACAGCTCATGCTATTCTCTTTAAATTACTGTTTTTTTCTTCTATGCAATTTTCTTTGCACATACTAAAATTTCGTATAATTTTCTGTAACACAACCTTCCATACCATCAGTTCAACAGCCCTTTTGAGTTATTTGCAAAGAGTAAAAAGCTGTCAAGATCAACGACATAGTTTATTATGAATTTCAAAAGAAACCATTGGTCCTACGCCtgaaatacatatgtatgtatgtgtgttGCATGCATGACCTATTTTCCCATCACCACCCCCACCTTTTTTCCATTAACCCTGGACGTGTTCCCAATTCTTTAACCGCGCCAgcaacgaaaacaaaacacttGCATTCCCATAATTATGGTGTGCTCTAAGCAACGGTGACTAGTGACTAGTGAAAAAACAAACTAACAGATACATGTAAATTACGACCCGTGCCTGACGTCAGTCAATGCTAACATGACTGCAGAGCAAAGGGGAGGGAGAGCTACGCCACTGGACCAACTTTAAATTGAGCTGAAACTAAAAATAGAAGTAGGTCCTAGTTCCTTGTTGCCTTATTGTTTCAAATAAgttgtttgtatattttacTTGACCTGATCAgatgaataaaataagtaatcagcccatttacacatttttttgtgtaCCGTTTACGGAATAAACAATTTACAACAACCCATCGAAGTAAATGTGTATTTATGTATAATTAAGTgtgtataaaatatgtttttttctttattttttaagttgacTTTGaaagcaaatgaaaataattattatagttGTTTTACATCGAGCATTCACtgtatatttacatttactGCTGCGATGCTCTCCAACTCTCCTTTCCTCTCTCCATCTGTTGGCGGAGCTCACACCCTCTCACTCGCTGAGGGGCTTACTGATGCTTGCTCTCCCGCTCTTTCGCTACTTATGCATAGAGCTGTGACGTACGTAGGCACCGCCACCGACTTGGGCTCACCACCACACCCGCAGACTCTGGTTGCCTGCTTTGGGGCTCCGTCGGCCTCTCTCTGTCTCTCCGGTCGGGTGCTCTGGCTGCTCGGCGACTCTGGGCGCCTGTTCCGTTGTATCGCGTAGAGGGACCTGCCTCAATGTTGCGCGTCACTTTTAGGGAGCCTACACCATAAAAATCGGTGACGCTCGGCCACTTTTTTGCGCCCTCCCAGCCCCCGACTTTCTGGCTGCTTCCTTGCTGGCGGCGGAGTTGGGCGGTCTGAGGGCGCCTGCGCGGAGTGCGCGACGCTTCGCTTTGCAGCTTTGTCGCTCGGTCGCCATTTGCGATTCCCGCTGCTCTGTCGCCAAATATGAAGAAAGCAGAATGCGCTGCAAGCAGCATGGAGATGTGTGCGGATGCTGCTTAGGAGGTGTCTGCGACTTGCCCTTGACATTCGCCCTTAACCCTGAAGTGATGGGGGGCTATGTAGGTGATTACCACTAATGGTCAGTCGTAAGAAATGTATCttgtaaaagtaaaataaattcactCAATACTTTATATAAGGTCAATTAGGTAGTATTTGCAAACTttaattataaagttataatttaaatttgaaaacaaacattttatcaTTTATTACTTCATATTGAGACATATATCTTTATGACATAAAACTAGAAATGAATATAAACcgttttaaaaaccaaaagagCCATTCGAAATGATAACGGTTTATATTtaatagcatacttttagccaCAAATTTAGTATGCATGAAGTACTTAACTACTAGTAGTTTCTGTGTCACGCCTGTTAATAACTACAAGCTTGCATCTTGGGGATCCACACTAAAAATCTACATTTCTGTTGAAAGACCCAATATACATAACTGTGTGTGCTTGGGGGGTTAAGATAATGCCGAAGAGAGGAGATCGAGAGCGGTGCCTGCTTGAGGTAGCTTTCGCCGCAGTTACATTTTCACCGTTACTTCTCCGCCCTTATCTCTCCTCTCTGACGCTCCATCTCCTTCcgcctctctctctctttgcCCCACACACTCTCTCTTGGGCGGCTGTCTGCTGTCATCAGTTTCTGATGGCTTGTTCGCCAAACCGCAGTTTAGCGCTGGCAATGCCGGCGGCAGCAGACGTAACGGTAAACGACAACGCCCCGCCGCGACGTCCAGGCGAgccacaacaaaaacaaagaaaaaaagcGATAGCGATAGCCACGACAACGGTCGCGTCTGATAGACAGCTGTCTCCAATTGGAATGTTGTCTCCCGGTTACGTCAGTCAAAATGACGCATCGTGTTTTGGTACCAGGAAAGCATAAAAGCGAGAAAAGCGGACAATATGCGACGCCCTGCCGCTGCTCGGCTGACGCTCTACCGCTGGAGCGCGCAAGAAAATCACCACGAAACAAAAGAACAAAGCACGAAGAAAATAAAGCGTAGTGGGGGACggaaaaaagcaaacacacaCGACGCAGCGTCACGACAACAAAAAAATCCACCCTCGCACCAAGCGCCAAAGACTTGGTTCGTGTTTTCCGTTTCGCTTTCAATTAGGCAAAGTGCAGTGTCTGGGCCAAGTCGCCGCAGGAAGAGGAAGAGCCAACACTTTCAGTGCAGGCAACctgtatacatatgtatgtattcgaaaacaacagaaaaccccaaaaccACATGTGTATGTAAGTACCTACGTGTACAAACATCAGTGGTGGCAGCTTAAAAGCAGCTAAATGACTTGTATTATTAGCTTACTTTCTGATTAGAAAGACAAGTatcattataaaataatagctttacttaaaagttaatttaagTAGGAAAAAAAGAAGACTCGGTACTTCAATAGCCACCTAAAGGTATGTTTTTTTAAGCTCGACGTATACTTGATGCCaacatttatattaaaacatattttataaatttgtaatatctTGCCggtaaacatattaaaccacaagtaacaaataatttttaaagaattcaaATTAGCTAAGACTAGGTTTGCTTATGCTGCTTGGAAGTAGGCAATACTTCCAATgttacgtatacgcaatgcCAAATGTATAGATACTTTTGTTGTACAAAAAGCGAAATATATCAAAGATGGCTTGATAGCCGCACCTAGCTTGTTTCAAGCCAAGGGCGCAGAACTGGCGGCGACGCTGACGCCAACGCGAACGGTTCTTGCCGCCGCTTTCACACAGACAAAAAAGTCCAACCAGAAAAAGGGGGACGGCGGCGAAGTGAGCGAGTCTGCGTCGGCCGTCGCTGAGCGCCTGCTGCTCTGCGGACAAAATTTGAGCAGATCCGCTCACAAAAAAACGCACGGAACTGCGAAATAGTGCTGGTCGCTTAGGTTGTAGGTTCCACAACGTTCCAACCGCCTCCGGTGCTCCAGCTCCGCGGCCAAATGGCTCCACTGCTCCTCCAGTGGCTCCAGCGGCGGTGGTGCCCATTCCAATTGGAAATTGCATGCGAGCACATGGGAAAAGTCCCCAACTGGTATTTCGAGCAGGCGCGCAGCTTTCCCAACTGCTCACCCCCTTGAAGAGTTCCGCTTGCGTCTCGTTCGCACCGATAAGAAGCAATGGCACAACGCAGCGAGATAAGCAGCTGGAAAGGGACAGACTGAGGGCTGGGGGCAGGGCGCAGTGTGCAACGAGAGAAAGGGACGGCAGATCGCGGATCTAATCAGAAGAGAGACTAAGAGAGTCTTCGATCGTGCGGCTGATAAGGTGCTGATAACACGGGAATGACtgttaatataatatatgtatttataccTCAATCATTTTTTCCCGTGGTAAAAACAGTAGGTTCCTGAGATTTGCGTATTATAGTATTGTTTATAGGATGATATATAGTTTAACTTCAAAGATTTATAAgcttattttttgaatttgtatGAATAACATAAGATAGGTATATTATATCTACAATACGTCACATCTCTATGCCCCTAAAGTGATTTTACCGCACCTCTTTTAcctattaatttataaaaatcccTAACTAAGTTTACccccaaaattattttcatcaAAAATTATCTCCTATTAACtctttttttcggaactgatAATTTGTTTGCGATATGAGTTGGCCCTATATAAGGCTTAAGCTTCGAGTTTCGATCATTCAGTCGTGCGGCAAACGCAAAGCTGAAAAGTATTCTCGTTCTATAGATCTCACGGTAAGAGTGCAAAAACGAGAAAATACATCAAGAGAAAGCATTAAAGTGGTCGAGAGAAATTAAAAGAGCTTTTATTAATTGACTTGTGAAAAAAGTTTTAGTTCATTTTTCGCGTCGTGCGAGTTTGGTAACAGAGATTTTTGTAGTGTAAAGAATATatagttggaaaatattaattctcTTACGGCCGTTGCTGCTGTAAACCCCTTTAGTTAAGAGAGTCTTTAAGAGTGATAGTTCGTTCTTCTGTGACATTGAACACAATTGTAATTAGTATCAAAACTCAGTGTGGGTTTTTTCCATTCCCCCCCATAAACAATGCGAAAAAAGCATCAAATTGTCAAAAGTGTTGCGGGAGTCGTGGACAAGTGATTAGATGTCAGCATATCCGAATGGTTTTGCTCTCGGAATTTCGCCATAAATCTTGGGGGTCTCAAGTGTTGAGATAACGATTGAATAACCCTAATGACTTTGAGCGTGGGACTtactcattttttattaaatccaaagtgctaagaaatataatttaaaaaagtgcaCAAAGTTCCACTgaaaaaattgtcaaaatgTTCATGCACTCTTGTCTCAAAAAGTTACaatagatttaaaatattttgctttaatttaacttaattttaattacaaattatgtAATCAAATTTCCACTGAACCAATTGTctccaaatttaattcaacaagtttatttttttcaattattgcTGGTTAAAAGCTTTTAATTTGATCTTATATTGAGTCGATTGGAAAAGATacacttcattttattttaggcGTAACTTTTTTTGGTTCCTAAAATAACTTGGTCAACTTCTTTGTTTCAACGAGAATCCCCTCCctataaaagctaaaatatatcttttccCGCCGCCTTTCCAATAAATTCTTAAACCAGTTTGGCGTCTTATACGCCGTGGAAGAGAGCTGAGATCGAAGTCAGCTGAGAATTCCCAGGTGGAGGAAGAGGTAGAGCGCGGATTATAATGCTAAGCAGGTTCATTGGTTTCTCGGCTGCGATCGTGGGTCGCAGCAGCCGGAGCAGCGGCCTTCCGTCCGCGTCGCTCTTTAAAGCCGGGTGCGTATGCCGCTTGGGGCTCAGTTGCTCGCGAAACTCGACTGCGACCGCAACGCTCCAGGATGAGATCGATAGCTCAGCTCTTGCTACCACTGATCGTGGCCCTGGCCATCGCCGACACTAATGCCTCCCTCCCGCGCAGGGGCAGCAGCAGTCAGAGTCAAAACCGCACCATGTCCACTGAGAAGGCTTTCAAGGTCCTGGTGACCCACCCCGAGGTTCCCCAGGAGGGCATCGACCTGCTCAAGCAGAACTGCGAGGTCATCCAGGTGCAGAGCGTTCCCACCAACAGGGCGGAACTGCTGGAGAAGATCCGTGGGGTCGACGGCGTCCTGTGGGGCGGACACGAACCCCTCAACGCCGAGGCCCTCGACGCCGCCGGTCCCCAGCTGAAGTCCATCTCCACCATGTCGGCGGGCATCGACTACGTGGACGTGCCGGAGGTCAAGAGGCGCAAGATCCCGCTGGGCCACACGCCCACCGTCCTCAACACCGCCGTGGCCGACTTGGCCGTGGGTCTCCTGATCGCCGCCAGCCGCCGCTTCCACGAGGGACGCAAGAAGATCGACAAGTGAGTGCTAAATCCAgtgatgtttttaataattcacGAAGCTACCtagataaaattataatttctaaGCCCTAAAGGCATTTACAATCGTTTGATTCCgataaaaataagataaagAGTAATATAATAGttaaacaacataaaattaaggaataaaaggtaaaaaaactaaaaagtttaaaactcAGTTCTTATTCAAAGAATCATAAAAAAGATCCTTTTtcataaagtttttattatattgtttgtttttttctatatttaaaatttatttatttttcgtttattttaaattttattttttatttttttttcatttcctaTCTTTTTATTACACTTCCTTCGACAGTGACCAGTGGGAGAACTACCACCTGAACTGGCTGCTGGGCcaggacatccgcgactccaCCGTGGGATTCTACGGCTTCGGAGGCATTGGCCAGGCCATTGCCAAGCGCCTGTCCGGGTTCGACATTGACAAGGTGCTGTACACCACCCGGCGGCGCGTGCACAAGGAGATCGAGGAGGAGTTCAACGCCAAGAAGGTCGACTTCGATACCCTCTTGGCCGACAGCGACTTCATTGTGATCGCCTCCCCCCTGACCAAGGACACACAGGGCGTGTTCAATGCCACCGCCTTCAACAAGATGAAGCAGACGGCTGTCCTGATCAACATCGCCAGGGGCAGTAAGTTTTCAGTGGCTATCGACCTTTTGGCAGATCCTAAAATTGGTTGCTCTAACCCCCGCAGAAATTGTCAACCAGGATGACCTCTATGAGGCCCTCAAGTCGAACCGAATCTTCTCCGCCGGCCTGGACGTCACGGATCCGGAACCCCTGTCCCCCAAGGACAAGCTGCTGACGCTTGACAATGCCGGTGAGTGGGGCGGGCAATCAAAATAATTTCGGTCTATTGATATCAGTGTGACTTGCCGTTGAGGCCCCCTAGGAAATACTCGTTTTCTGCCCGTCTTATCAGCTCAGAGATTTCGTCTTATCTGTGTAGTGGTTGAAACTGTCTAAAAGTATTTCGGTGAGATTTCATTAAGGTTTCTTGAAGGTTACCAAGAAGAATAGGTTATGGTTTTATCATATTTTACGTCCTCGTACCCTTTCATGTTCGTCTTTTTGGTGACTTGTTAGAACTGGTTATCTTCCTACGCTTTATCGTATCTCAAACTAACCGCTTGCTGTGTTCTGCCAACTTTCAGTTGTCCTGCCCCACATTGGCTCCGCCACGAAGCGCACCCGTGCCGATATGTCCACCATTGCTGCCCACAACGTACTCCGCGGCTTGGCCGGGGAGCCCATGCTGTCGCCCGCCTACTAGGAAACTGGAATGGGAAATCACTTTTAGCTTCGACTGGTGTGGGAAGCCAGCTCAGTGAGGTGTGAAAGGCCACCGACGACCTTGGTGTGCTGATggatgtaaaaataaaaattataattggaaAACAAGTGTTTGCAGTGCAAAGTGCTTCATTTAAATGTGGTTAGTCATTGGGTTCAGGGGTGGAAAATGTTGATACCCTTGCGTTCAGTCGAAGGTGCTTACCATTCGATGTTATCAATTGGCTGAATACTACTCGCTAAGCTAGATTGAGCTCTTATCTTTAATTGAGATTATCGAGcacactttaaaaattaattttataggtTGTAAGCTTAAAAACCCTTTGTGGCAATTATTGGTAGTTTAgctttaaaaaggaaaatcacataaaaacatttaggtaagtttgaaacatttttttaaatattgtaataCCGCTTGAAGTAAAAATAAGTCGTtctgcaaaaaatataaacattttttatacatttaaacatttatctATCTTGGGTGAAATTTACGAAACCTGAGAATAAAAACCTCTAATAAACTCTATAATTCGCATGCCAAAGTAAGAGTACATCCAAGAGCAAAGCCGCAGCTTAGAGAGGGCGAACAGAAAAAGCTTGAGAACGTTTTTAGGTGAGGAAATTTTCACCGGGCAGTTTGTGGCTGCAACCGACCGCAGACAGTTGACCGCTAAATCCTACAGATATTTTCCCTCGATATGTCTCGAGCTACAAGTGCCTTCAAAGTGCTCGTCTCGCATCCGAATGTTCCAGCTGCGGCTCTGGAGCTCCTTCGATCCCGCGGGGCGGAGACCATCATCTGCCAGAGTGTGCCGCCCTCGAGGGAGGAGATCCTGAAGAAGGTGCCTGGGGTGGACGCCATATTTTGGGCCCACTATCAGCCCCTGAACGCTGGAATTCTGGATGCTGCCGGACCGCAGCTGCGCTGCGTGAGCACCATGTCCTCGGGACTCGACTACGCAGACATTCCCGAGTTCCAGAGGAGGCAGATCCCCCTGGGTCACACCCCCGGGGTGGTGAAGAACTCGGTGGCCGATCTCGCCATCGGGCTGATGATTGCGGCCGGTCGTCATTTTCACGCCGGACGCACCGAAATCGAGAGGTGAGAACAGCTGATGGGGGCTTTGGCACTAAAAGCTTTTACTGAAGCTTTTCTTATAAGGGTTGCCAACTACCCATGAAGTATGCCCTTTCCAGGAGAATTCTTTATTTCCTGGAATCTTGATAGGtatcttaaaaatgtttaggtAAATACTAaccatttaaaacattaagtTATACTATAACCATTcaaatagttttgaatttaattctaAGAATCTAACTATTTGAAAAGCGTTTTAACCATATTATATATAACAACAAAATCCTCCAGATCCCTATGGAAAGTGGAGCAGATCAACTGGATGATGGGTCAGGAGATCCGCGATTCAGTCATCGGTTTCTTTGGCTTCGGCGGCATCAGCCAGGCCATTGCCAAGCGGTTGCAGTGCTGGGATGTGGCCAGGATCATCTACCACACTCGCACGCGCAAGGAAAACGACAAGGACTTCAAGGCGGAGCACGTGCCCTTCGAGACCCTCCTGAAGGAGAGTGATTTCCTAGTGGTAGCTGCTCCGCTCACAAGCGAAACTAGGGAAAAGTTCAATGCCAAGGCTTTTGAGCTAATGAAAAACACCTCGGTGTTTGTCAATGTGGCCAGAGGGGGTAGGTTCCTGATAAAGTTGATTTCAATTTTAGGCTTACATAATTCTCTATTTTCAGGTCTTGTAAATCAAACAGATTTGCATGATGCTCTGACCACTGGCAAGATTTTTGCCGCTGGCTTGGATGTCACCACTCCGGAACCACTGCCTGCCGATAGTCCTCTTCTTAAGCTGCCCAATTGCGGTGAGTGGAGAGCGAGTCCTTGGTTCCTTATAGACTTCAACTGGtttactttacatttttatagttATCCTGCCCCATATGGGCACCCAGACAATGAAGACTACGATTGAGATGAGTTTGCTCGCCGCCAACAACATCTTGAATTGCATCGAGGGAAAGCCAATGATAAGGCCTGCCTACTGAGAAAATGTAAGAAACTGCCGAcaccttttaaaaaataataacaacaataaatgaaaattattcaaaaacgTTCAAATAAATTGCAAGTTTAGTACTCTTTGATTTTAGCATTAGAACATATTCTGTGTTATCACTTTTCATAGAAAGTGTTTGTAAAAGCTTTCCATTTTGTTGTCAGCTTTTCAGGTGATAAGTGCTTGGCATATCTGAAATTCTATAAAAGAGTGCCACCACAATCTGTAGTTTGTCAGTCGTCAAACAAACTCGGAGCAGCAGTCGTCAGTGCTAACAAATAATTTCGCCTATTTAAGAGTTTCGAAGTGAGTTAAGAGAAAAAGTTGAATTGCTCGCAAGAGAAGAGATTATTTTGGAAATCTCTGCACAGCGATTATCTATCAAGTGCTCCCCGTGACACTAGTAACTACTTTACCTATCAAATGATATCTATTTCGTCATTAAAGCACCCAATTATGTCCACAAACAAGCTCTACAAAGTGCTGATCGCGCATACCGATGTTCCCCCCGAGGGCATTGAAATCTTGAAGGAGACATGCGAGGTCCTTCAGGTGACGAGTGAGCCCCCTCAAAACCGGGCTGAGATTCTGGAGAAGATCAAGGGCGTGCATGCGGCCATTTGGGGCGGTCGAGACATCCTTAATGCCGAGACTCTAGATGCCGCCGGTCCGCAATTGAAAGCCGTGTCCACCATGTCCTCGGGCATCAACAATGTCGATGTGCCGGAGCTCAAGAAGAGGGGCATTCCCTTGGGAAGCACTCCTGCGATGCTGACAGTGGCGGTTGCCGATTTAACTGTGGGTTTACTAATCGCCGCAGCTCGGAGATTTCAAGAGGGCCGAAGGAAGATCGACAGGTAGTAAAGGATTTATATTGTAAAGGTTTTATTAGATAATATATTCCACTTTTGCCATTCTAGTGACAACTGGGACAAGGACCACCTGGACTGGATGCTGGGCCAGGACATTCGAGACTCCACCGTGGGTTTCTACGGCTTTGGAGGCATTGGCCAGGCGGTGGCCAAGCGTTTGTCCGGATTCGATATCGACCGTGTGCTGTACACCACCCGGAATCGTGTTAGTGAGGAGATCGAGAGGAAGTTTAAGGCCAGTAAGGTGGATTTTGATACCCTCTTGGCGGAAAGTGATTTCCTGGTCATTGCTTCGCCGCTTAACAAGGACACTCAGGGCTTGTTCAATGCCAgtgcatttaataaaatgaagaaAACAGCTGTGCTGGTCAATGTCGGAAGGGGCAGTAAGTtgttatgtttatatttaaagaattatCATAACTATTTGATTTCCGTCTTCAAGAAATTGTCAACCAGGATGACCTTTACGAAGCCTTGAAATCGAAGCGGATCTTTGCAGCTGGCTTGGATGTCATGGATCCTGAGCCTCTCCCATCCAAAGACAAATTACTGGCGCTAGACAATGTTGGTAAGTATTCTTCGTTATTTTTATACTCGTTTTTAGAACTAaagatttattgttttttaaacttGTTGAGATACCCGTTTCAATCTTTCGGGTTGATTATTTTGACAACCCCTGGCACTTTAAGTTCTTATCTTCCCAGTTTCATTATCATAGGCacttaacatattttttcggTTCTTCTCGTACAGTGGTCACTCCGCATGTGGGCTATGCTACCAGGAGAACGCGTATCGATGCTGCCACCTTGGCATCTCAAAATGTGCTTCGAGGATTGGCTGGTGAGCCCATGCCGTCACCCGCCTACTAAAAAGGATCAGACTATGTAATATGTTTCAATAAGttcctaaaaattaaaaatactttaagaaagtttaaaaactatttaattaatttatacattGGGGAATGTTTAAGGGTGCATTACTTTCATTCACTTGGAGTATCAGCCTCTTCCTTAACTACATAAGGCAGGTAGAGTGGATCCCACTCCTCCCGCTGCAGGGCCTTGAGATACTTGATTCTCTCCTGCAGAACCCTTGGCATCAGGTCCGGCTCCTCCGACGTGTGTTTCTGGGAGATTTCCAGGGCTCTCCG
This window contains:
- the LOC108033952 gene encoding glyoxylate reductase/hydroxypyruvate reductase isoform X1, giving the protein MLSRFIGFSAAIVGRSSRSSGLPSASLFKAGSQSQNRTMSTEKAFKVLVTHPEVPQEGIDLLKQNCEVIQVQSVPTNRAELLEKIRGVDGVLWGGHEPLNAEALDAAGPQLKSISTMSAGIDYVDVPEVKRRKIPLGHTPTVLNTAVADLAVGLLIAASRRFHEGRKKIDNDQWENYHLNWLLGQDIRDSTVGFYGFGGIGQAIAKRLSGFDIDKVLYTTRRRVHKEIEEEFNAKKVDFDTLLADSDFIVIASPLTKDTQGVFNATAFNKMKQTAVLINIARGKIVNQDDLYEALKSNRIFSAGLDVTDPEPLSPKDKLLTLDNAVVLPHIGSATKRTRADMSTIAAHNVLRGLAGEPMLSPAY
- the LOC108033952 gene encoding glyoxylate reductase/hydroxypyruvate reductase isoform X4, with translation MSTEKAFKVLVTHPEVPQEGIDLLKQNCEVIQVQSVPTNRAELLEKIRGVDGVLWGGHEPLNAEALDAAGPQLKSISTMSAGIDYVDVPEVKRRKIPLGHTPTVLNTAVADLAVGLLIAASRRFHEGRKKIDNDQWENYHLNWLLGQDIRDSTVGFYGFGGIGQAIAKRLSGFDIDKVLYTTRRRVHKEIEEEFNAKKVDFDTLLADSDFIVIASPLTKDTQGVFNATAFNKMKQTAVLINIARGKIVNQDDLYEALKSNRIFSAGLDVTDPEPLSPKDKLLTLDNAVVLPHIGSATKRTRADMSTIAAHNVLRGLAGEPMLSPAY
- the LOC108033536 gene encoding uncharacterized protein LOC108033536; translation: MFTTLLVLVVGSPAIFATDYILLIDDPDIYTTCKDGPPGSQGLNDAFDTSEMLVDMDPDGIHVSGNVTSRWTTPRTDRISARMSILHYNRGSWEPTVFNTHTPDFCAAMFDPNQFWFKYWFKNFANREEIQEKCFSTAGTILVYNPFTVVPRLNNIMGAPLKGRYKAVLLFEAFDEKNERRPMSVCFEVTGDAEKIQK
- the LOC108033952 gene encoding glyoxylate reductase/hydroxypyruvate reductase isoform X2, with protein sequence MRSIAQLLLPLIVALAIADTNASLPRRGSSSQSQNRTMSTEKAFKVLVTHPEVPQEGIDLLKQNCEVIQVQSVPTNRAELLEKIRGVDGVLWGGHEPLNAEALDAAGPQLKSISTMSAGIDYVDVPEVKRRKIPLGHTPTVLNTAVADLAVGLLIAASRRFHEGRKKIDNDQWENYHLNWLLGQDIRDSTVGFYGFGGIGQAIAKRLSGFDIDKVLYTTRRRVHKEIEEEFNAKKVDFDTLLADSDFIVIASPLTKDTQGVFNATAFNKMKQTAVLINIARGKIVNQDDLYEALKSNRIFSAGLDVTDPEPLSPKDKLLTLDNAVVLPHIGSATKRTRADMSTIAAHNVLRGLAGEPMLSPAY
- the LOC108033954 gene encoding glyoxylate reductase/hydroxypyruvate reductase, whose product is MSRATSAFKVLVSHPNVPAAALELLRSRGAETIICQSVPPSREEILKKVPGVDAIFWAHYQPLNAGILDAAGPQLRCVSTMSSGLDYADIPEFQRRQIPLGHTPGVVKNSVADLAIGLMIAAGRHFHAGRTEIERSLWKVEQINWMMGQEIRDSVIGFFGFGGISQAIAKRLQCWDVARIIYHTRTRKENDKDFKAEHVPFETLLKESDFLVVAAPLTSETREKFNAKAFELMKNTSVFVNVARGGLVNQTDLHDALTTGKIFAAGLDVTTPEPLPADSPLLKLPNCVILPHMGTQTMKTTIEMSLLAANNILNCIEGKPMIRPAY
- the LOC108033952 gene encoding glyoxylate reductase/hydroxypyruvate reductase isoform X3, which codes for MLSSSQSQNRTMSTEKAFKVLVTHPEVPQEGIDLLKQNCEVIQVQSVPTNRAELLEKIRGVDGVLWGGHEPLNAEALDAAGPQLKSISTMSAGIDYVDVPEVKRRKIPLGHTPTVLNTAVADLAVGLLIAASRRFHEGRKKIDNDQWENYHLNWLLGQDIRDSTVGFYGFGGIGQAIAKRLSGFDIDKVLYTTRRRVHKEIEEEFNAKKVDFDTLLADSDFIVIASPLTKDTQGVFNATAFNKMKQTAVLINIARGKIVNQDDLYEALKSNRIFSAGLDVTDPEPLSPKDKLLTLDNAVVLPHIGSATKRTRADMSTIAAHNVLRGLAGEPMLSPAY
- the LOC127010630 gene encoding uncharacterized protein LOC127010630, yielding MQFPIGMGTTAAGATGGAVEPFGRGAGAPEAVGTLWNLQPKRPALFRSSVRFFVSGSAQILSAEQQALSDGRRRLAHFAAVPLFLVGLFCLCESGGKNRSRWRQRRRQFCALGLKQARYISYD
- the LOC108033953 gene encoding glyoxylate reductase/hydroxypyruvate reductase; this translates as MSTNKLYKVLIAHTDVPPEGIEILKETCEVLQVTSEPPQNRAEILEKIKGVHAAIWGGRDILNAETLDAAGPQLKAVSTMSSGINNVDVPELKKRGIPLGSTPAMLTVAVADLTVGLLIAAARRFQEGRRKIDSDNWDKDHLDWMLGQDIRDSTVGFYGFGGIGQAVAKRLSGFDIDRVLYTTRNRVSEEIERKFKASKVDFDTLLAESDFLVIASPLNKDTQGLFNASAFNKMKKTAVLVNVGRGKIVNQDDLYEALKSKRIFAAGLDVMDPEPLPSKDKLLALDNVVVTPHVGYATRRTRIDAATLASQNVLRGLAGEPMPSPAY